The Spirochaetota bacterium DNA window TTCATATATTTATCAAGAAAAAAATTTTTATACCTTAAATAACCTATAAAACCAGAAGCTGATGCCCCTATCCCAAGATAGTATCCTCTCTGCCAGTAGTTCAAATTATGTATAGAAAAAAAATCTTCTTTTAATGCAAAATTTGAGATTTCATAGTGAATATATCCATGTTTATTCAGCATTTTTTGAACTTTTTTATATTGTTTATAAGATAATTTATCAATATCATACATTTTATCTTTATAAAAAATATAACCTTCCTCTTCTCCTGTAAACATTAGCATATAAAATGATAAGTGCGGTATTCTATTTGAAGAAATAAATGAAGATAAAAGTTCTAAATTAAAATTATTAAGGCCAAGCACAAAATCTAATGAATAATTAGAATAATATTTTTTTATTATATTCAATTTTTTATTAAAATATTCTAATAAATTCTTATTAATTAGAATATTGCCTTTTCCTAATAAATTTCTTCCTAGGAAATAATAATCATTTTCATTTAGTGATTGTATACCAACAGAAATCCTATTTATTCCAATTTTTTTATAGTATTTAATTTTACTTTCGTTAATATCTGACGGATTCATTTCAATCGTAATCTCTGCATTATTGCTTAAAATAAAATATTTTTTAATGATTCTTAATATTTTATTAATATATCTTGCATTTATACAAGAAGGAGTACCTCCTCCAAAATATATTGATTTAATTTTAGTTGCGTTTTTGTAATTTCTTAATTTATTAACTACAAGCAACTTGTTCTTTCTATAATAATCATCTTTTATAAATAAAAACTTTGAATAAAACTCGATTTCACAAATCAATTGTCTTACATATTTTTTAATAAAAATTAATTTTTTAATAAAATTAAGTTTATTCAAGCTAAATGAATAAAAATGACAATATTGACATTTTATTTGGCAAAAAGGAAAATGAATATAAATTGAAATTTCTTCCATTAATTTTAATTTTATTAAAACTTTATGAATCTTTTATATATAACTTTACCACCAATATCTTTAAAAGAAAAACAACCATAAATAGAAGAATCAAATATATCTGATGAATCAATGCTCAAACAAAAATAGCAATCTTTTGGTATAATTATTTCATCAAACTCAAAAAATATATCTTTTTTTATATTTAAAATAGCTTTATCATTAACATAAAAATTACCATCCTTAAAATAAACCCTATCTCCTTCTAAAGCTATTATTTTATATAATTTATAATTTTTATTATTTTTATTAATATTAAAAATATTAATAAAAGAAATAAGATTTGAGCCTAATATGGACAAGTAATTATTATTACTATTATTTGATATAAAAACTGTGTCTCCTTTTATAACTTTAAAATTAACAATAGA harbors:
- a CDS encoding radical SAM protein; its protein translation is MEEISIYIHFPFCQIKCQYCHFYSFSLNKLNFIKKLIFIKKYVRQLICEIEFYSKFLFIKDDYYRKNKLLVVNKLRNYKNATKIKSIYFGGGTPSCINARYINKILRIIKKYFILSNNAEITIEMNPSDINESKIKYYKKIGINRISVGIQSLNENDYYFLGRNLLGKGNILINKNLLEYFNKKLNIIKKYYSNYSLDFVLGLNNFNLELLSSFISSNRIPHLSFYMLMFTGEEEGYIFYKDKMYDIDKLSYKQYKKVQKMLNKHGYIHYEISNFALKEDFFSIHNLNYWQRGYYLGIGASASGFIGYLRYKNFFLDKYMKIDFKKISKNIFYYLSTKDTEDELIKKEYKSTIDDFLKFFYKNIYLDYEILTLKDEINEEIMLGLRLKKGVSIKKLYKKYNFDLLKEKKDIIESFRKKGYIEINKDFLKIRENYFHISNSIISEIFI
- a CDS encoding S26 family signal peptidase; translation: MYIRTNAPHKKIKTESILKTFLIFYFSFSILFSLIFSFIKPFYFKKTYLGIFFINSSIVNFKVIKGDTVFISNNSNNNYLSILGSNLISFINIFNINKNNKNYKLYKIIALEGDRVYFKDGNFYVNDKAILNIKKDIFFEFDEIIIPKDCYFCLSIDSSDIFDSSIYGCFSFKDIGGKVIYKRFIKF